The following coding sequences lie in one Haladaptatus sp. DJG-WS-42 genomic window:
- a CDS encoding extracellular solute-binding protein yields MDSRDTSDAGGAGRRTLGTSRRRFLQSAGAAVGVASLAGCTQFLSGEDANATETPEFGQIGSGRIGDQIQGGTSMQDMPDLAGELTIYSGRGEALVGELIAYIEDLYPDLDIQPRYEGSSQLVQKILNEGQNSPADVFFSVNAGSLGFLADENRTEPLPSDVTDMVREEFHDPSGNWVGTSGRARTIPYNTESLSESDIPTDIMAFPDQEQLADSMGWAPSYGSFQAFVTAMRILNGEEATKQWLQGMVDLGVEEYTDEFAIALAVADGEIDAGFTNHYYIQRVLADREDAPLATAFTEGDAGAIFNVAGAAVVDTAEDTELAANFVRHLLSAEAQAYFATTTFEYPLIPDVEPVGDLPTIDELNPPADLDLTQLSDIRPTLDLMREVGISV; encoded by the coding sequence ATGGATTCGAGAGACACGTCCGACGCCGGCGGTGCTGGCCGTCGAACACTGGGCACGTCCCGACGTCGATTCTTGCAGTCTGCTGGTGCGGCCGTCGGGGTCGCTTCGCTCGCCGGCTGTACACAGTTCCTTTCTGGTGAAGACGCGAACGCCACCGAAACTCCCGAGTTCGGCCAGATCGGCTCTGGGCGCATCGGCGACCAGATTCAAGGCGGCACGTCGATGCAGGACATGCCAGACCTTGCTGGCGAACTCACTATCTACTCCGGGCGCGGCGAGGCACTCGTTGGCGAACTCATCGCCTACATCGAAGACCTCTACCCCGACCTCGACATTCAGCCACGGTACGAAGGGTCGAGCCAGCTCGTCCAGAAGATTCTAAACGAGGGCCAGAACAGTCCCGCAGACGTGTTCTTCTCCGTCAACGCCGGGTCGCTTGGCTTCCTCGCGGACGAAAACCGTACCGAGCCCCTCCCGAGCGACGTCACCGACATGGTGCGCGAAGAGTTCCACGACCCGAGCGGCAACTGGGTCGGCACCTCTGGGCGCGCGCGGACGATTCCGTACAACACGGAGTCGCTCAGCGAATCGGACATTCCGACCGACATTATGGCGTTCCCCGACCAAGAACAACTGGCCGACAGCATGGGCTGGGCTCCGTCTTACGGCTCGTTCCAAGCGTTCGTCACGGCCATGCGCATCTTAAACGGCGAGGAAGCCACGAAACAGTGGCTTCAGGGCATGGTCGACCTCGGTGTCGAGGAGTACACAGACGAGTTCGCCATCGCGCTCGCCGTCGCAGACGGTGAAATTGACGCTGGCTTTACGAACCACTATTACATCCAGCGCGTGCTCGCAGACCGCGAAGACGCCCCACTCGCAACCGCGTTCACCGAAGGTGACGCCGGAGCCATCTTCAACGTCGCCGGCGCGGCGGTCGTGGACACCGCAGAAGACACGGAACTGGCCGCGAACTTCGTGCGCCACCTGCTCTCTGCTGAAGCCCAAGCGTACTTCGCAACCACGACGTTCGAGTATCCACTCATCCCCGACGTCGAACCGGTCGGCGACCTCCCAACAATCGACGAACTCAATCCACCTGCAGACCTTGACCTCACGCAGTTGTCCGACATTCGCCCAACGCTCGACTTGATGCGCGAAGTCGGCATCAGCGTCTAA